The Halomonas qaidamensis genome includes the window AATGCTCCTAGCCCTTGCGCGGCACTAAAGGTATCACCTAGAAAAGGCGCATGAACAACACCAACTTTACCAATGCCATCTTCAATCCAGCCTATCGATACGGCCACATGGCGCAGGCCTTGAGCAAAGTTAACGGTACCATCGATGGGGTCCACCACCCACAGCTGCTTAGCGGGGGTTTGCAAGGCACGCTCGGGGCTTAACTCTTCGCTCAACCTTGCCTCACCAGGAAAATACTCTTCCAGGCGTTGGCTAATAAGCGTATCCACTGCCACATCCACATCAGTGACCAGCTCAATGCCGCCTTTCAAACGCTGGCTAAAGTCTTGCTGTTCACGGGCGCGACGAATCATGTCGCCCGCTTCTTCTGCAATACGCACTGCCAGCGCCAGCCGCGCTTCTAGGGTATAGGCCGTCATTAACGCTCCTTACTTGTTGCACGTTAGCTAATATCAACTCAGCATAAGCGGTGGCGTTTGGCATTACTATGACAGTAAGCAAATCCATTATTAACGAAGCGCATTTACCAACACATCGACAACAACGCGGGTAGCAGCTTCAATAAGCACCACATCGGCCCCAACCCGCTCCCACTCGTAGCCTGGGTATTGGGGCAGTTGGGATGCCAGTTGGCCATCAAAACGTTTGGCAATGCCTGGGGGCAGCGGCTTACCGCGTTCTACGTTGCGCTGTGAGCCGGGCGGTAAAGGCTGGGCACGCGGCGCATCGTATTGGCGTAGAAGGTGCAACAACTCACGCTCGTTGATACGGGGAAGATCTATACCACGCTCATCACGATGGCGACGCTCGTAGCGTCCTAAATCTTGCTCATTACGCTGGCGCTCAGAATGGTGACCGTTATTGTCTCTAGCACCATGTGCGGGTGCGTGAGCAGGCTGTGCAATAGCCGCTATCTGCCAAAATAGAGTGAAAACTAATAGGCAAGCGCTAAGGGGGATCGATCTCATCATTGGCTCCTTCTGGTCAGGAGCGTTAAGTGTAGAGAGCAAATGCGCAGGCAGTGTGAAGGTTTAGAAAGAGCTAGCGAAAAACAAAGTGAGCTAAGGGGCTACCACCCGCTCAACGCGCCCCTGCTGAGTGATTTGGGCTTGAACGCTCTGGCGTTGGGTATCAATCAGCAGCGCGGTATTTTCTCCTTCGAATATGCCACCAAACGCTGCGGCCACAGCCGCTTGATTGGGCTGGCCATCCCCACCAATGGCGCAAGCACCAAACGCAAACGGTACCAAGGTATCGTCAAGGTGGTCACTTGCTAAGACCTGGGTCTTAAACGAGCCGAGCTCCCGCTGACAAGCGCCAAACGCGGAGTGGTCAAGGTAGGTTAAGTAGGCGGGAAGGCCTAGGCCTGACAAAATAGAAACAATTGCAATAACTGTAAGAAGTTCGATGAGAGTAAAACCACTCACTTTTCGGTTATTATACATACATAGCACCAAAAATTAAGCTGCCCCTAAGGCAGCTTAATTTAAATAAACTATTGGAAGATCAAGTAGCTGGTGCATCAGCCGTGTCAGTACTGATTTTTCCCTGTGAAGTTACATATACACTCGGGGCGCGGCCAGTTTCTATTGCCAGATTCGCAGAATCAGGAGCGGCGGTGCCTAAAAAATATGTTGCCAAAGAAGTGAGCTGAGGATCCGTAGGCTCACAAGCTTGGAAATCGTAGTTATCCGGGTTATTAGGATCATTTGGATCTACATTTGAAGCAACAACCAACGAACGGAACGAATTCAATTCCGCAACACAAGCATTCGCCTCCGCCCTATCCAGATAATTCCCATACTGCGGCACGCCGACAGCGGCCAAAATACCGATGATCGCGACAACGATCAGCAGCTCAATCAGGGTGAAACCGCGTTGCTTAAAGCGGCGCGGGTAGTGCGGTTGGGTAGTTTGCATCATAAGAATCCCTTGCAGTTGTTAATCATTTTTAGTTGGTGAGCAGCAACATTAGCTAATAGAAACTCGGCTAACATTATCCGACCCTTTTCAACTTGGCAATTAGCGATTTCATGCTGTTATTGCCCGCTATTCAGCCTTTTGAGCGAGTTAAGACTGCACTTTATCATGACGAGCACAAGTACCGTGCATAGGCCAAATATGGTACAAGGTGGCTTACATTCGCCATCCTGTCGAGACCACCATGAGCCACCCTGCCCCAGAGTCTACGCTAAGTCATGCGACCTCACATGGTGGTCTACGCGGTATTGCTAAACGACTTGTGAACCACGGTTCGCTTACCGATGCGCAGGCAGCCGTTGCTGAACAAACGGCGGCAGAACTCGAAATATCGCTACTTCAGCATGTCGTGGACAGCGGCTTGGTAGAAACCCATGCTGCTGCGCTGGCCGCCGCCTGGGAGTACGGTTTACCGGTTGTGGATCTTGATGCTATTCGTATTAATGCCCTGCCACCCGCCAACGACTATCCCGTTAAAATTTTAGAACGATTAGACATTCTGCCCCTGGCACGCCACGGGCATCGTCTTACCGTTGCGGTGCCCTACCCCGCAACGCTTACCCAGCTTGATGAGCTGCAGTTTGCTACCGGGCTAAGTGTTGATGGCGTACTGGCACCCGCTGACCAGCTAAAGAGCACTCTGACGCAGTACCTAGCGCAAAATGAACGCAGCATGCTGGATG containing:
- a CDS encoding pilin; this encodes MMQTTQPHYPRRFKQRGFTLIELLIVVAIIGILAAVGVPQYGNYLDRAEANACVAELNSFRSLVVASNVDPNDPNNPDNYDFQACEPTDPQLTSLATYFLGTAAPDSANLAIETGRAPSVYVTSQGKISTDTADAPAT
- a CDS encoding pilin; this translates as MYNNRKVSGFTLIELLTVIAIVSILSGLGLPAYLTYLDHSAFGACQRELGSFKTQVLASDHLDDTLVPFAFGACAIGGDGQPNQAAVAAAFGGIFEGENTALLIDTQRQSVQAQITQQGRVERVVAP
- a CDS encoding RcnB family protein — translated: MRSIPLSACLLVFTLFWQIAAIAQPAHAPAHGARDNNGHHSERQRNEQDLGRYERRHRDERGIDLPRINERELLHLLRQYDAPRAQPLPPGSQRNVERGKPLPPGIAKRFDGQLASQLPQYPGYEWERVGADVVLIEAATRVVVDVLVNALR
- a CDS encoding inositol monophosphatase family protein, which produces MTAYTLEARLALAVRIAEEAGDMIRRAREQQDFSQRLKGGIELVTDVDVAVDTLISQRLEEYFPGEARLSEELSPERALQTPAKQLWVVDPIDGTVNFAQGLRHVAVSIGWIEDGIGKVGVVHAPFLGDTFSAAQGLGAFCNQQPIKPSQAETLESTLVATGFPYDKEARKQLLPRLEAVLTNCQDVRRNGAAAIDLCDVACGRLDAYYESVSPWDFVAGWVIAREAGAKVGHLTDVPDGVPADLYPKQLLVTTPKVYDAMASLLKSID